Genomic window (Vigna unguiculata cultivar IT97K-499-35 chromosome 10, ASM411807v1, whole genome shotgun sequence):
AGGTGCATTATTCCCTGAAGCTGGTCTAGACCATACCGAATTCGCTGGTGATGGAGGTGGAGTAGGTGGAGTTGTGATTGTGAGGGACCTTGAGTTTTACTCCTACTGTGAGTCTTGCATGCTACCATTCTATTTCAAGTGCCATGTGGGGTATGTCCCTTCTGCCCAAAGAGTTCTCGGTTTAAGCAAACTCTCTCGTGTCACCAATGTGTTTGCAAAACGTCTCCAAGAACCTCAAAGACTTGCAAATGAGGTGTGTTCTGCTTTGCATGAAGGAATTCAACCCACAGGTGTTGCTGTTGTGCTTCAATGCAAACACATTCCCTTTCCAGACATGGAATCATACTCTCTTGGCTCAAACCACAAAGGAGTGGTGGGGATACTGGTTTCTTCAGGCTCCGgtgtttttgaaaacaaagatGCAAACTTGTGGGCTGACTTTTTTGGCCTCCTTAACTTTAGAGGCATTGACAAGGACAAAATTCTTGATAAGGGGTCAATGGACGACCAATGTTGGTGTCCTTCTTTGTCTTCTAAAGTCTCATCCGAGAACGAAGAGCTGAACCCTGCTATGCTCACTGCAGTAGCTTCAATTCTCAAGTCTTTAGGCGAGGATCCAACTAGGAAGGAATTAGAAGGGACTCCTGCTAGGTATACCAAATGGCTGATGAACTTCAAGTGTAATAGCATTGAGAGGGCGCTGAATTGTTGGCTTGGGATTCGGACAAATGGTGCTTTGAACACTAATGAGGGGTTAGGTTTTGATGAAAAGCTACAGTCAGAGCTGAACTTGCCTTTTCTGTCACAGTGTGAGCATCATTTGCTTCCATTTCATGGTGTTGTTCACATAGGATACTTCGTTTCCAAAGGGTTTCATCCCATTGAGAAAAGCCTGTTGCAGTCAATAGTGCATTTTTATGGTATTAAGCTGCAGGTTCAAGAAAGGGTGACCAAGCAGATTGCAGAAACTATTTCCCCATTGATTGGTGGAACTGTGATAGTAGTGGTGGAAGCAAGTCACACATGCATGATTTCTCGGGGAATTGAGAAGTTTGGTAGTAATACTGCTACCATTGCTGCATTTGGACGCTTTTCAACTGACCTTGCTGCAAGAGCTGTGTTTCTCAATACTATTCCCAAGGCCACATATATTTGAGAGCATTGATGAT
Coding sequences:
- the LOC114167592 gene encoding GTP cyclohydrolase 1-like yields the protein MGHLGEDGDLGKGVSMNGNEESLERRVHTSSIEDAVKVLLTALGEDINREGIIKTPLRVAKALSEGTRGYVQSVKEIVEGALFPEAGLDHTEFAGDGGGVGGVVIVRDLEFYSYCESCMLPFYFKCHVGYVPSAQRVLGLSKLSRVTNVFAKRLQEPQRLANEVCSALHEGIQPTGVAVVLQCKHIPFPDMESYSLGSNHKGVVGILVSSGSGVFENKDANLWADFFGLLNFRGIDKDKILDKGSMDDQCWCPSLSSKVSSENEELNPAMLTAVASILKSLGEDPTRKELEGTPARYTKWLMNFKCNSIERALNCWLGIRTNGALNTNEGLGFDEKLQSELNLPFLSQCEHHLLPFHGVVHIGYFVSKGFHPIEKSLLQSIVHFYGIKLQVQERVTKQIAETISPLIGGTVIVVVEASHTCMISRGIEKFGSNTATIAAFGRFSTDLAARAVFLNTIPKATYI